The following proteins are co-located in the Pseudoalteromonas sp. N1230-9 genome:
- a CDS encoding flagellar motor protein MotB, with the protein MNNSNPVIIKRGRRSAKSGKHSGAWKVAFADFTLAMMAFFMVLWIMAITNEQERKDIAHYMRTHSIFDGSPALFEPGNSPFPVDLGGSPSVVDHKASNRLPPDNPRPGMSEYLKVPKGDHAPLAGKGDKLNSVIDSEFAASSELSLLLSSFQDLAKEELLQNNLHVEKVSSGLRVIIQDDKNHQMFARSEQTMSPFFEDLFLHLGGLFRSIENKIIISGHSDASAFKGTQSNNWDLSGARAFQARKIMAAGGMPTNQVMQVNAFSSNRPINQKDRFASENRRVEILILTKKAESELEALFAEDNINNPVKKAASAATANQPVLRSQELYE; encoded by the coding sequence ATGAATAATTCTAACCCAGTAATTATTAAACGTGGTCGCCGCTCAGCAAAGAGTGGAAAACACAGTGGTGCTTGGAAAGTAGCCTTTGCTGATTTCACATTAGCGATGATGGCGTTCTTCATGGTGCTATGGATCATGGCTATTACCAATGAGCAAGAGCGAAAAGATATTGCTCATTATATGCGTACACATTCAATCTTTGATGGTAGTCCCGCATTATTTGAACCAGGCAATAGCCCTTTTCCTGTCGACTTAGGGGGATCTCCTTCTGTTGTTGACCATAAAGCATCAAATCGCTTGCCACCTGATAATCCTCGCCCAGGCATGAGTGAATATTTAAAAGTACCTAAAGGCGATCATGCGCCTTTAGCGGGTAAAGGCGATAAGCTTAATTCAGTGATAGACAGTGAATTTGCAGCATCGAGTGAGCTGAGTTTATTGCTAAGTAGTTTTCAAGATTTAGCCAAAGAAGAGCTATTACAGAACAATCTGCACGTTGAAAAAGTCAGTTCTGGGCTCAGAGTGATTATTCAAGATGATAAAAATCATCAAATGTTTGCGCGTTCAGAGCAAACGATGTCGCCATTTTTTGAAGATTTATTTTTACACTTAGGTGGCCTGTTCAGAAGTATTGAAAACAAAATCATTATTTCGGGTCACAGTGATGCCAGTGCATTCAAAGGAACTCAGTCGAATAACTGGGACTTATCAGGTGCACGTGCATTTCAAGCAAGAAAAATCATGGCCGCAGGTGGGATGCCAACAAACCAAGTTATGCAAGTTAATGCTTTTTCTTCTAATAGACCGATTAATCAAAAAGATAGATTTGCGAGTGAAAATAGACGTGTCGAAATCCTGATTCTGACCAAAAAGGCAGAATCAGAGTTAGAGGCGTTATTCGCTGAGGATAACATCAATAACCCTGTTAAAAAGGCCGCCAGTGCTGCAACAGCAAATCAGCCCGTATTACGCTCTCAGGAGTTATATGAATAA
- a CDS encoding PilZ domain-containing protein, producing MNKSEESKRTHPRWPLCEQDTQLPAAMQQGGIAVKLHHSWLFNYFICRAVVKDISVGGAGMLVPNEHKLPGKVRVAFNDSNTFIGTIRYTHPVTEKLNFVGIEWQKKDELRRIELVAELQKQANYTTTL from the coding sequence ATGAATAAGTCAGAAGAGTCGAAACGAACTCACCCTCGCTGGCCTCTTTGTGAGCAAGATACTCAACTTCCTGCGGCAATGCAGCAAGGTGGCATTGCCGTGAAGCTGCATCATTCATGGTTGTTTAACTACTTTATATGCCGTGCTGTGGTTAAAGATATTAGCGTAGGTGGGGCTGGAATGTTGGTGCCTAATGAGCATAAGTTACCGGGCAAGGTCCGTGTAGCATTTAATGATAGTAATACTTTTATTGGCACAATTCGTTATACGCACCCCGTTACAGAGAAATTGAACTTTGTTGGTATTGAATGGCAAAAGAAAGATGAATTAAGGCGTATAGAGTTAGTTGCTGAGTTACAAAAGCAGGCTAATTACACAACGACTTTATAG
- a CDS encoding FliM/FliN family flagellar motor C-terminal domain-containing protein, translating into MKQFVKPKIKLFKAEQGKEFRPYAITQQQRQYEIAHQRAGEFSLHKAIEFELGQLFNDSQFAVDINLCSHSTLQSWLAEAKRVFFKSAVFEPIDADAYIALDYTSAHRMADLCLGGDLSQANKAVAEEPPAELTRTESRICARLLQKQVQGIQELIFKERACLLAEPCSTNNLPSAVNYLAFKVRLILDNDVISWFIWLPVAFFSKPQNEHDEQQTHLLSMEKSSQFLVKGHVEMARKKVTLRQLKAALNGEVLPIQLSEPASFKLGNKTFFTGQIVQQDASLTFQITDNTNKE; encoded by the coding sequence ATGAAGCAATTTGTTAAGCCAAAAATAAAGCTCTTCAAGGCTGAACAAGGTAAAGAGTTTAGGCCGTATGCGATCACGCAGCAACAACGTCAATACGAAATTGCCCATCAGCGAGCGGGTGAGTTTAGTTTGCATAAAGCCATCGAATTTGAGTTAGGACAGCTATTTAATGATAGTCAGTTTGCCGTTGATATTAACTTATGTTCACACAGCACCTTGCAAAGCTGGCTGGCTGAAGCGAAACGCGTTTTCTTTAAAAGTGCTGTTTTTGAGCCAATAGACGCTGATGCTTATATCGCATTGGATTACACAAGTGCTCACAGAATGGCTGATTTATGCCTCGGTGGTGATTTAAGCCAAGCTAATAAGGCTGTAGCAGAAGAGCCGCCAGCAGAATTAACGCGCACAGAAAGCCGCATTTGTGCACGGTTATTACAAAAACAAGTTCAAGGTATTCAAGAGCTTATTTTTAAAGAGCGGGCATGCTTACTCGCTGAACCATGTAGCACTAACAACTTACCGAGCGCGGTCAATTACCTTGCATTTAAAGTACGGTTGATTCTTGATAACGATGTGATCAGCTGGTTCATTTGGTTACCAGTGGCTTTCTTTAGTAAACCGCAGAATGAGCATGACGAACAACAAACACACTTATTAAGTATGGAAAAAAGCAGCCAATTTTTAGTGAAAGGACATGTTGAAATGGCGCGCAAAAAAGTCACGTTAAGGCAGCTAAAAGCGGCATTAAATGGTGAGGTATTGCCTATTCAACTTAGTGAGCCTGCTTCTTTCAAGTTAGGTAATAAAACCTTCTTTACAGGTCAAATTGTACAACAAGATGCCAGTTTGACTTTCCAAATTACAGATAACACAAATAAAGAGTAA
- a CDS encoding FliM/FliN family flagellar motor switch protein yields the protein MTDNLDDALAGLDLDGLDDLSAEPSNENDMSVFADVPLTITLEVASTELTLGELSQAKHGDVLRLDKAAGEPMDVKVNGVYFAKAEVVLVDGQYGIKFISQDEQEKADS from the coding sequence ATGACTGACAACCTTGATGATGCATTAGCAGGTTTAGATCTTGATGGCTTAGACGACTTAAGCGCTGAGCCAAGCAATGAGAATGATATGTCTGTATTTGCTGATGTGCCGTTAACTATTACGCTAGAAGTCGCGAGCACAGAATTAACGTTAGGTGAGTTATCACAAGCCAAACACGGCGATGTTTTACGCTTAGACAAAGCCGCAGGTGAGCCGATGGATGTGAAAGTGAACGGTGTATATTTTGCGAAAGCTGAAGTTGTACTGGTTGATGGCCAATATGGCATTAAGTTTATCAGCCAAGATGAGCAAGAAAAGGCGGATAGTTAA
- the fliP gene encoding flagellar type III secretion system pore protein FliP (The bacterial flagellar biogenesis protein FliP forms a type III secretion system (T3SS)-type pore required for flagellar assembly.), translating to MNLRSAFNVGFGLLILLLPTWLNAQELTLFSLQDTEQGQDYNVKLQILLMMTVLSLIPALLMVLTSFTRIIVVLAILRQAMGLQQSPPNRVLIGIALMLTMLIMRPVWQDIYQNAYKPFQAEEMGLEQALARAEQPLRAFMLKQTRESELHQVLLIANEPTNLKADEIPFEVLMPAFVLSELTTAFQIGFMLFIPFLIIDLVVASVLMSMGMMMLSPLIISLPFKLMVFVLADGWSMVAGTLAATFGGPI from the coding sequence ATGAATTTACGCAGTGCATTCAACGTCGGGTTTGGTTTACTTATCCTTCTTTTACCAACTTGGTTAAACGCGCAAGAATTAACATTGTTCTCGTTGCAAGACACAGAGCAAGGGCAAGACTATAACGTCAAGCTGCAAATTTTGTTAATGATGACAGTGTTGAGTTTAATACCAGCGTTGTTAATGGTACTGACCTCATTTACTCGGATCATTGTTGTGCTCGCGATTTTGCGCCAAGCAATGGGTCTACAGCAAAGCCCTCCAAATCGTGTCTTAATTGGTATTGCATTGATGCTTACCATGCTTATTATGCGTCCGGTTTGGCAAGATATATATCAAAATGCGTATAAGCCTTTTCAGGCAGAAGAGATGGGATTAGAGCAAGCACTTGCTCGAGCTGAACAGCCTCTACGTGCATTTATGCTTAAGCAAACACGTGAAAGCGAGCTACATCAAGTGCTTTTAATTGCTAATGAGCCCACCAACTTAAAAGCGGATGAAATTCCATTTGAAGTGCTTATGCCTGCTTTTGTGCTTAGTGAGCTGACAACCGCTTTTCAAATCGGTTTTATGCTATTTATTCCCTTCTTGATTATTGATTTAGTGGTTGCCAGCGTATTGATGTCGATGGGTATGATGATGCTATCCCCTTTGATTATCAGCTTACCATTTAAGCTGATGGTGTTCGTACTCGCTGATGGTTGGTCAATGGTGGCAGGAACGCTGGCTGCGACATTCGGAGGGCCAATATGA
- a CDS encoding flagellar biosynthetic protein FliQ — MSPEMATQLIADAVYTIIEMILVLIVPGLILGIVVAVIQGATSIQEQTLTFLPRMLLTLLMVVFAGHWLVRTLLTWFEDLKFMIPGVFG, encoded by the coding sequence ATGAGTCCTGAGATGGCCACGCAACTGATTGCCGATGCAGTCTATACCATTATAGAGATGATTTTGGTACTGATAGTACCAGGGCTTATCTTGGGTATTGTGGTGGCAGTTATACAAGGCGCCACCTCTATTCAAGAGCAAACGTTAACCTTTCTACCTCGTATGTTGCTAACACTGTTAATGGTGGTGTTTGCAGGGCATTGGTTAGTACGCACCTTATTGACGTGGTTTGAAGATCTTAAGTTTATGATCCCAGGGGTTTTTGGTTGA
- the fliR gene encoding flagellar biosynthetic protein FliR, with amino-acid sequence MNSLIALTSNDIVSWMGTMWWPFVRFSALLWAMPVFENPAVTPRARIAVAMMLAFLVAGQLPLAPAVDIFSLDAVVLTVEQIIFGVLMGLALRLLFEVMSLVGLVLSMQMGLSMALVMDPGSGNQVALLGQLFWIMAALLFFAADGHLITLHVMVESFTVWPIGSSIYNLDIMAVVNLFAWLLASTLLLALPGVIAMMLVNLTFGVASRAAPSLNIFVLGFPMALIMGFFCVFMTLSYTGNAFANLTYHVLTVFKTAMRG; translated from the coding sequence TTGAACTCCTTAATTGCTTTAACCAGTAACGACATTGTTAGCTGGATGGGTACCATGTGGTGGCCATTTGTTCGGTTTTCGGCTTTGCTGTGGGCAATGCCAGTATTTGAAAACCCTGCAGTGACTCCACGCGCGCGAATCGCTGTAGCTATGATGTTGGCCTTTTTAGTGGCAGGGCAATTACCACTCGCGCCAGCCGTTGATATTTTTTCGTTAGATGCGGTCGTGCTGACTGTTGAGCAGATCATTTTTGGTGTCTTAATGGGGCTTGCCTTGCGGTTGTTGTTTGAAGTGATGTCTCTGGTTGGTCTTGTGTTGTCGATGCAAATGGGTTTATCGATGGCTTTGGTAATGGACCCAGGCAGTGGTAACCAAGTTGCATTGTTAGGGCAGTTATTCTGGATAATGGCTGCGCTTTTGTTTTTTGCCGCTGACGGTCATTTAATTACTTTGCACGTCATGGTCGAGAGTTTTACTGTTTGGCCTATTGGCAGCAGTATTTATAACTTAGACATTATGGCTGTCGTTAATTTATTTGCTTGGTTATTAGCCTCTACTTTACTGCTTGCACTACCTGGCGTGATTGCCATGATGTTAGTCAATCTAACGTTTGGTGTAGCAAGTCGCGCAGCTCCTTCTTTGAATATCTTTGTTTTAGGCTTTCCGATGGCCTTAATAATGGGTTTCTTTTGTGTATTTATGACGCTTAGTTACACAGGCAATGCATTTGCTAACCTGACCTACCATGTTTTAACCGTATTTAAAACGGCGATGAGAGGGTAA
- the flhB gene encoding flagellar biosynthesis protein FlhB: MSDNSAQEKTEQPSEKRLKKAREDGQVARSKELNTAILLMVSVAGLLFFANLFYDLFIGLMRTSMQLDHSIIDNTKLMPNAIAQAILDMLATLVPFLLLAFCAMWITGVLPGGFIFSKKLLAPKLSKLNPLSGLGRMFGKQVLTELLKSMIKIALLAICLFSFLTQLWQQLVALQNQDLLVALNQGISLLFLAMMITVTLLLFVAVIDVPIQQKQILDKIKMTHQEVKEERKSSDGNPEIKSKIKQIQYQQANRRIEERVPTADVIVTNPTHYAVAIRYNEEKAKAPYVVAKGMDEMALRIRTLGRQHNKEVIELPALARAIYFSTRIDQEVPNGLYKAVAYVLTYVMQLKAYKQGRGQAPAPLPELEIPKNLQKP, translated from the coding sequence ATGTCAGATAACAGCGCACAAGAAAAAACAGAACAGCCCAGTGAAAAGCGCCTCAAAAAAGCACGTGAAGACGGCCAAGTAGCGCGTTCTAAAGAACTTAATACGGCTATTTTATTAATGGTGAGTGTGGCAGGGCTATTGTTTTTCGCTAATTTATTTTATGACCTATTTATTGGTTTGATGCGCACAAGTATGCAACTGGATCATAGTATTATCGATAATACGAAACTCATGCCAAATGCCATTGCTCAAGCAATACTCGATATGCTGGCAACTTTAGTGCCTTTTTTATTGCTCGCGTTCTGTGCTATGTGGATCACGGGTGTGTTACCTGGTGGGTTTATTTTCTCAAAAAAATTACTTGCACCTAAGTTAAGTAAGCTAAATCCTCTCTCGGGTTTAGGAAGAATGTTTGGTAAGCAAGTTTTGACTGAGCTGTTAAAGTCGATGATTAAAATTGCCTTGTTAGCTATTTGCTTATTCAGCTTTTTGACTCAGCTATGGCAACAGTTGGTAGCCTTACAAAATCAAGATTTGCTGGTGGCTCTTAATCAAGGTATTAGCTTGCTATTTTTAGCTATGATGATCACTGTAACTTTGCTGTTATTTGTGGCTGTGATTGATGTGCCTATTCAGCAAAAACAAATTCTAGATAAAATAAAAATGACCCATCAAGAAGTCAAGGAAGAGCGCAAATCATCCGATGGTAACCCCGAGATCAAAAGCAAAATTAAGCAAATTCAATATCAGCAAGCAAATAGGCGTATCGAAGAGCGGGTCCCCACAGCAGATGTAATTGTTACAAATCCAACACACTATGCGGTTGCGATTCGCTATAACGAAGAAAAAGCCAAAGCCCCTTATGTTGTCGCTAAAGGTATGGATGAAATGGCACTTAGGATCAGAACATTAGGGCGTCAGCACAATAAAGAAGTCATTGAGTTACCTGCTTTAGCGCGGGCTATCTACTTTTCGACACGCATCGACCAAGAAGTACCTAATGGACTTTATAAAGCGGTTGCTTATGTACTTACTTATGTAATGCAGCTAAAGGCTTACAAGCAAGGGCGAGGTCAAGCGCCAGCGCCATTGCCTGAACTTGAAATTCCCAAAAATTTACAAAAACCATAA